The genomic segment TGTTCCCGTGGACGAACACCGGCTCGCCGACGTACCCTTCTCGGACGAGGTCTCTCGCCCGGCGGACAGCCGGTTCGGTGTGCATTCGATAGGCGATCATCAGCGGAACGTCGTGGGTATCGCAGGTCTCGACCAGCCGCCGGGCTCGGTCGACGGTCGCCTCCATCGGCTTCTCACAGAGGACCGCCTTTCCGAGTTCCGCGGCCGTCTCGACGAAGGGGAGGTGTTCGGCGTTGGGCGTGACGACGTAGACAGCGTCGTAGGCGTCGCTCGCGACCCCGTCGTGGAACTCATCGTAGGTGATCCCGCGTTCGACGGTCGCCGAGTCCGCGCCGACCGCCCTTGCTTTCTCGGCGTCGCCGCTCACGAGGACCGTCGTCTCACAGAGTTCGGCGGCCGCTACGGCTGGCATCGCCTGTTCCCGTGTCCACCACCCGACACCGACCATCGCGATCCGGACCGGATCGTCCGTCTCGGTGACTGTCTGCCAGTCCCGACGAGTGAAGTCGGTCGTGAGTGCATCGAGTTCCATACCGGTTGTTCACCGCGGGTGACAAAAGGATTGTCGCCGCTGCTGGGCGGACGGTCCCGACGGGGCGTCTACGGCCGCGAGCATCGCGTGAGACTGGCAAGCGAACTCGTGTCCAGCATAGCTGAACACCCTACCGGTCAGAGAGAACGCCGGACGGCGGTATCGTAACTGGTGTACTCTTGTTATGTCTCCCGTGTATTCGGGTCGTGAGAGGTGTTACCAGGGCTGTTCAGTAGAACTGACCGTAGTTACACTCAGAGCGAACACACTTCCGAGTGGTCAGGAATACACCAGATTGATCTCGACGACGTTGGCAGCCGACCGGAGCAACTCGGGGATCTCCTCGTGGAAGAGGTCCCCCTCGATACGAGTCGTCGGCCCGGAGACGCTGAGCGCCGCGACGATGTCCCCGCCCTCGGGGACGACTGGCGCAGCCACGCAGCGCAGACCCGGGAGCCGCTCCTCACGGTCGTAGGCGTAGCCGCGCTCCCGGACATCGTCGAGTTCCGCTTTCAGCTCCGCCCGGTCCGTGATGGTGTTTTCCGTCCGGGCCGGCAGGCCGTGCGTGTCGAGGATCTCGTCGACGCGTTCCTCGGGCAGTTCTGCGAGGATCGTCTTCCCGAGCGCGGTGCAGTGGAGTTTCACCCGCTTGCCCGCGTACGTGTCGACCGTGACGGCTTCGGTCCCTTCGGCGCGAGTGATGTAGACACCCTGACCGTGTTCCTCGACGGCCGCGTTGGCCATCTCGCCCGTCTTCTCGGCCAGCGAGGCGACTTCGGGCCGGGCCGTCTCGTAGATGTCCATCCGGTTGCGCTTGTACTCCCCCAGTTCGAGGAACCGCAGCCCGACGCGGTAGACGCCCCCCTCGTTCGTGATGTACCCCTCGTCCACGAGCGTCTGTAGGTGGTTGTGGACCGTGCTCTTCGCGATGCCGAGGTCGTTGGCCACCGTCGTCAGCCCCGCCCCGTCCAACCGCTTCAGGGCCTCGACGATCCGCAACGAGGTCCGGGTCGCGGTGATGGTGTTTTCTTCCGGTGCCATACTGTGGAGAGTGGCCGCCAGCCACATAGCTCTGTTCACTAGAGCGGAACAGCTGTCCGGGCAGGCGCTACGCCGACCAGGGGATGTCGTCGTGGAACCGCTGGAGCGCGTCGGAGCCGGTCAGTGCCGTCACAGCTCCGGCCTGTGTCGTCGCGACGGCGCCGGCAGCGTTCGCGAGCGCCAGCGCACGGTTCGGGTCCCGGACGCCGTGTGTCAGCGAGGCGATGAGCGCCGCGAGGAAGGCGTCACCGGCTCCCGTCGTGTCGACGGGGTCCACGTCGTACCCTGTGTGCCGGGCCTCTCCGGTCACCGGGCTCTCGTCGGTCCCGTAACAGAACGCGCCCGCGCCTCCGAGGGTCAGGACCACAGTGTGTGGTCCCTCGTCGGCCACGGCACGGGCCAGCTCCGCCGGCTCGTCCGCCTCGAACCCCGCGACCGAGAGTTCCTCCGGCGTCGCCGTGACGACATCGACATCTGAAAGGGCGCCGCGGACGACGGCACGGAACTCGTGGTGGCTGTGCCACATCTCGGGGCGCCAGTTGGGGTCGAGCGACACCGTACAGTGGTCGCTGGCCCGGGACTGGAGGTCGAGCGTCGCGGAGCGGCTCGGTTCGACGCTCATCGTCACCCCGGTGGTGTGAACCCAGGACACCGCCTCCAGCGTCTCGTCGGGAACCGTCCCCTGTTGCAGTCTGGTGTCCGCACCGCGCTCCCGATAGAAGGCGAACGCCGGCCCCCGTTCGGCGTCGTGCGTGACCAGCGCGATCGTCGTTCGCGCACCCTCGTCCGTCACGAGCAGATCGGCTGGGATGTCGGAGT from the Haloarcula pelagica genome contains:
- a CDS encoding IclR family transcriptional regulator, coding for MAPEENTITATRTSLRIVEALKRLDGAGLTTVANDLGIAKSTVHNHLQTLVDEGYITNEGGVYRVGLRFLELGEYKRNRMDIYETARPEVASLAEKTGEMANAAVEEHGQGVYITRAEGTEAVTVDTYAGKRVKLHCTALGKTILAELPEERVDEILDTHGLPARTENTITDRAELKAELDDVRERGYAYDREERLPGLRCVAAPVVPEGGDIVAALSVSGPTTRIEGDLFHEEIPELLRSAANVVEINLVYS
- a CDS encoding carbohydrate kinase family protein, whose amino-acid sequence is MPTDPTVLVAGDALVDFVPRNPGPPGDAGGYEPTFGGSGANAAMALARFGVPPLFWTRLATDDLGVFLQAHLEDSDIPADLLVTDEGARTTIALVTHDAERGPAFAFYRERGADTRLQQGTVPDETLEAVSWVHTTGVTMSVEPSRSATLDLQSRASDHCTVSLDPNWRPEMWHSHHEFRAVVRGALSDVDVVTATPEELSVAGFEADEPAELARAVADEGPHTVVLTLGGAGAFCYGTDESPVTGEARHTGYDVDPVDTTGAGDAFLAALIASLTHGVRDPNRALALANAAGAVATTQAGAVTALTGSDALQRFHDDIPWSA